The window GAAAACCTTAAATAAGCCCTTGGCCTTGAAAATCTCCCATAAAAAAGCCCCGTTGCAATGGCAAAGGTAAGCAATCCCAGAAAAGCCTCAAACGTGGCTACCAGACTAGCTAAAAAACCTACAGGGGCAATCCTTCCATATCCTACGGTAGTAAATGTCTGAGAGCTGAAAAAGAAGACATCAATAAACTCATTCAGCGGATCACTTTTATCGATTCCTGTAAGATGCTCTACTCCGATCAGATAATAAATCATTGCAAATACAAGATTGATTAGAATATAAGCAACAACTAAATACGAAATAAAGCGAAATGAAGACAGATTCAGCATCGTATGATACCAGCTCAGGCTGTTGAAAACATTCACACCCGTTCTTTTTACATTCGGAAGACCATCTTTATTGATGAATCTTCCTGAGGCGTTACTTCCGAAACCGCTGTTCTCCGTGTTTTTCTGACGGATCTTTTTTCTGAATCCTCTTGTCATCTTATCATTTGTTTTTTTGAATTGCTTAATTGCCCACCATTAATCTGCCCCAGTTTCCGGATACAAAGATAAAATATTGTTTTCATGAATTTTATCAATCGAACCATTACTTATTCAATTTGATTTAGCCGTAAATTTGGGATATGAAAAAGCTTGAATCAAGAGAGGACATTGAGCACCTGGTAAATTCATTTTATGCTAAAGTAGTAAAGGATGAAATCATTAGTTTCTTCTTCAATGATATTGCAAAAGTAGACTGGGATAAGCACCTTCCAAAAATGTATTCATTTTGGGAGTCTATTCTTTTTGGCCAGATGACCTATAAGGGAAATCCTATGGGTGTCCATTTTCCAATCAATGAAATACAGGCTATGGAGCAAAAACACTTCGACAGATGGCTGGAGCTGTGGAGAACTACCATTGAGGAGAATTTTGTAGGTGAAAACGCTGACATGGCCATCTACAAATCCGAGAATATTGCTAAACTGATGGCTTTTAAAATGGACTTAGCAAGAAGACTTTAACGGGGTTTGAGTTCACCTAGGCCTCTCTTAAGGCACAATCACTGTAAAGATATAGGCTGCCAGGTTTACCAATAAAACTGTACCATAAAGGATATTTGTTTTTCCCCGACTTAGAGAAAGCATTACAATAAATACAGATAGGGAAAGCAGAATAATGTCCTTCTTATCTAATCCCAATACCAATGGGATATCATACATAATACACACCACCGAAACTGCAGGAATCGTCAATCCGATACTTGCCAGTGCTGAACCTAATGCCAGATTTAAACTGGATTGGATTTGATTGGCTCTTGCAGCACGTATTGCAGCAACACCTTCGGGAAGAAGAACTACCGCAGCAATAATTACTCCTACTAAAGATTTAGGAGCCCCTACACTCTGCACCATCCCTTCAATGGTATCAGAAAGTCCTTTTGCCATTAAAACAACGATGACCAAACAAACAACTAAAAAGCCAAAACTGATCAGTGTTTTAGTTAATGTAGGAATATAATGTTCTTCAGGATGTTCATCAGGAACTATAAAATAACTTCTGTGTCTTACCGTCTGTACCATCAGGAAAACACCATAGATGACCAGACAGGCAATAGATACAAAGATAAGCTGTGCCTGGTTGTAGAATGGTCCATTGACGCTTGATGTAAAATTAGGAAGAACCAGGGTAAGAATAAGAATTGAAACTGTACTCACCAAATAAGTGGTAGCAGAAGTTCTGGCAAAGAATTGTTCATGATATTTAACGCCGCCCACCAATATACAGATTCCCAAAATACCATTAAGAATAAGCATAACAGCGGCAAAAACGGTATCTCTGGCCAGCGTGATCGCCTGATCTCCGCCGGCAACCATCAGTGAGATGATAAGCGCAACTTCAATAATGGTGATACAAAGGGCAAGGATAATTGTTCCGAAAGGCTCCCCTACTTTATGAGCTACCATTTCTGCATGGTGAACTGCAGATAAAACACTTCCAATAAGTAAAATACCTGCAATAATATCATAAATAACGCCATTTCCCATCAGTCCGGAAAAGTAGTAACCTACCGCAAGAACAGGAAAAATATAGGTGTAATGTAAAAGTTCTTTAAGTCTCATATAGTGACTACAAAATACAAAAAATCTATAATATTTTCAATATTAAAAGAAAATATTAATAATATTTTAATGTGGCCAGAAGTTAAAGTCCTGATAATCTGTCAACATGTGAAACAACAACCCAATGGCAACAATTCTGACGTTTCCTTTAAAAAATAACAGCAAAAAATACACCGCAATGGCATAATAAGAATGCAAAAAATGAAAACCAATGCTTTCTCTTGATGGATCAAAAATAGGATTGGCAAAAAGATGATCCAGATCTACCAGCATTGTAGCCAATAAAATAAGATATACCTTCTTCCAGTTTTTGAGATAAAACACCAGTGCTATAAACACCGGAAACACAAAATGTAAAAAATAATGCGTGCATGTTTTGAGCAATGCAATTTCTGATGGAGCCATTAAGCGATCTATATTTACCAGTTACCACCGTAAAATTAGGGGTAAATTTCCTTTTTTCGCTTTTATTTTCACCCAATAATCCTGTGATTTATTCCCATACAGCACATAATCGATATCAGAAATGATTTTTTTCTCTTTGTTACTCAGTGTTTTTAAAGATGAATACAGCAGAGTACTGTTTCTGACCATGATATAGTTTTCTTGCAATAGAGGTGAAGATAATACAGGTTTTCGGGTTGATTTTATAACAACACCATCACTAT of the Chryseobacterium capnotolerans genome contains:
- a CDS encoding calcium:proton antiporter, which produces MRLKELLHYTYIFPVLAVGYYFSGLMGNGVIYDIIAGILLIGSVLSAVHHAEMVAHKVGEPFGTIILALCITIIEVALIISLMVAGGDQAITLARDTVFAAVMLILNGILGICILVGGVKYHEQFFARTSATTYLVSTVSILILTLVLPNFTSSVNGPFYNQAQLIFVSIACLVIYGVFLMVQTVRHRSYFIVPDEHPEEHYIPTLTKTLISFGFLVVCLVIVVLMAKGLSDTIEGMVQSVGAPKSLVGVIIAAVVLLPEGVAAIRAARANQIQSSLNLALGSALASIGLTIPAVSVVCIMYDIPLVLGLDKKDIILLSLSVFIVMLSLSRGKTNILYGTVLLVNLAAYIFTVIVP
- a CDS encoding group III truncated hemoglobin — encoded protein: MKKLESREDIEHLVNSFYAKVVKDEIISFFFNDIAKVDWDKHLPKMYSFWESILFGQMTYKGNPMGVHFPINEIQAMEQKHFDRWLELWRTTIEENFVGENADMAIYKSENIAKLMAFKMDLARRL
- a CDS encoding DUF6122 family protein; the protein is MAPSEIALLKTCTHYFLHFVFPVFIALVFYLKNWKKVYLILLATMLVDLDHLFANPIFDPSRESIGFHFLHSYYAIAVYFLLLFFKGNVRIVAIGLLFHMLTDYQDFNFWPH
- a CDS encoding ion channel, which translates into the protein MTRGFRKKIRQKNTENSGFGSNASGRFINKDGLPNVKRTGVNVFNSLSWYHTMLNLSSFRFISYLVVAYILINLVFAMIYYLIGVEHLTGIDKSDPLNEFIDVFFFSSQTFTTVGYGRIAPVGFLASLVATFEAFLGLLTFAIATGLFYGRFSRPRAYLRFSDIAVIAPFEEGTALMFRLAPYKNNALTDADVIVSTAIEVIENDVPKSNFYRLETHLSKINTLALNWTVVHQINESSPFYGFSEDDFKSTDIEIIVQVRAFDEVFSNTVVQRSSFVTGEIIYGAKFVPMYYPDKKNLATILDLDKINEYQNIDLPVQAGNKE